In Vitis riparia cultivar Riparia Gloire de Montpellier isolate 1030 chromosome 19, EGFV_Vit.rip_1.0, whole genome shotgun sequence, the following proteins share a genomic window:
- the LOC117909356 gene encoding metacaspase-5-like: MGKKAVLIGCNYQGTKAELKGCINDVNRMYNSLVNRFGFSQDDITVLIDTDPDGVQPTGKNIRRALLNLIRSAEPGDILFVHYSGHGTRLPAETGEDDDTGYDECIVPTDMNLITDDDFRSFVDKVPEGCRITIVSDSCHSGGLIDEAKEQIGESTRLQQEQESGSGFGFKGFLHQTVQGAIESRGIQLPSALQHHHHHRRRHHEEDVDEGGVDAEYGDRGYVKSRSLPLSTLIEILKQKTGKDDIDVGKLRPTLFDVFGEDASPKVKKFMNVVMNKLQQGGGGGGEGGGFLGMVGSLAQDFLKQKLEENNEDYAKPALETEVGSKQEVYAGSGKRALPDNGILISGCQTDQTSADASPSGNSAEAYGALSNAIQTIIEESDGSIRNQELVLKARETLKRQGFTQRPGLYCSDHHADAPFICDI, from the exons ATGGGGAAGAAGGCAGTGTTGATAGGATGCAATTACCAGGGAACCAAGGCTGAGCTCAAGGGCTGCATCAACGATGTCAACCGAATGTACAACTCCCTCGTCAATCGCTTCGGCTTCTCCCAGGACGACATCACCGTCCTCATCGACACCGATCCCGATGGCGTTCAGCCTACCGGCAAGAACATTCGCCGCGCCCTCCTTAATCTCATCCGATCTGCCGAACCCGGCGACATCCTCTTCGTCCACTACAGCGGCCACGGCACTCGACTCCCTGCCGAGACCGGAGAGGACGACGACACCGGCTACGACGAGTGCATCGTCCCTACTGACATGAATCTCATTACCG ATGACGATTTCAGGTCTTTTGTGGACAAGGTTCCGGAGGGTTGCCGCATTACGATAGTGTCGGATTCGTGCCACAGCGGTGGCCTGATCGATGAGGCTAAAGAGCAGATCGGGGAGAGCACCAGGCTGCAACAAGAGCAAGAATCGGGATCTGGATTCGGATTCAAAGGCTTCCTGCACCAAACCGTGCAAGGTGCGATTGAATCTCGCGGAATTCAGCTGCCTTCGGCCTTgcaacaccaccaccaccaccgccgCCGCCACCACGAGGAGGATGTGGATGAGGGAGGAGTGGATGCGGAGTACGGAGATCGCGGCTATGTGAAGAGCAGATCTCTGCCGCTTTCAACTCTTATCGAGATACTCAAGCAGAAAACTGGTAAAGATGACATTGATGTCGGGAAACTGAGGCCAACGCTTTTTGATGTTTTCGGTGAAGATGCGAGTCCCAAGGTGAAGAAGTTCATGAATGTTGTTATGAACAAGCTCCAACAAGGCGGCGGGGGTGGAGGCGAGGGCGGAGGGTTCTTGGGAATGGTTGGGAGCCTGGCGCAGGATTTCCTGAAGCAAAAGCTTGAAGAAAACAACGAAGACTACGCGAAACCTGCGTTGGAGACAGAAGTGGGAAGTAAGCAAGAGGTTTATGCAGGATCCGGGAAGAGGGCACTGCCAGATAATGGGATTCTGATCAGCGGCTGCCAGACTGACCAGACATCCGCGGATGCCAGCCCATCTGGAAACTCTGCTGAAGCTTATGGGGCTCTGAGCAACGCCATTCAAACCATAATTGAAGAATCGGACGGAAGTATTCGGAACCAGGAGCTTGTTTTGAAGGCCAGGGAGACGCTGAAGCGCCAGGGCTTCACCCAGCGCCCTGGACTCTACTGCAGCGATCACCATGCTGATGCTCCATTCATCTGCGACATTTAA